Part of the Oncorhynchus kisutch isolate 150728-3 linkage group LG2, Okis_V2, whole genome shotgun sequence genome, taattgtactattatttgtattattattattactactaagCACATGTGTCTTTGTGTTATTATACAACCATGCCGCCAGGCGTGGCTTCTCTAGAGGACATTTTGGTATGTAGATTTCGCGAGGCAAACGCGGTTCTTTGTTCGCGCCAGGCAAGCAATGCTGCAAGCAAGAGCTCTGCTTACGGGAAATATGTAAGGACCTTTTTTAAGATCCCTGCTGCACAGGGTCTGCAACGCCTGTCTGACaactccctttctcctctcctctcctcctcaccccctcctcctacGTTACAGCCCCCATGCGCAACGGCGCCCGAGACAACAACGCGGTGACCTGCCGCAACCCACGACGAGTGGGGTGGGCGGACCCCGAAATGTCACTTAACTCTTTCATTCACGATGGTAAGAATAACGCAAATCCTCCCCATACGGTGAACGAAGTCGTTAAGATTCCACAAATAAACTCCATCCAaagtccatccatccctccatagGCTACTGCTGTGCGTCCCACCATAGACAATACAACATTGGAAATATATCAAAACAGTACACTCTGGTGCCCAATAGTCACTTGAATCGGGAAACAATCCTAAATGGATCCACTTTTGACATGTTATTGAGGGGGGAATTATTAGGCTATAGTCCATGCATCCTTGTGTAAGTAGCATACAGTACAAAGACCGTTGCGGTCTTGCATTGCAGGGATGGGGAATGAGTAGCGTGGCGTGGATCGAACGCATGGCTGATATGGACAAAGAAAAGGTGGAGGGGAAATTTTTATGTTTTTTTCTATACGTGGGGAAGAACGCGGGGGTTGGTTTCTGAGATGCCACAGGCTTGGGAACCTGAGACGGAATGGTATAACGGGAGAACGGCTCATTTTGTCTCAGCAAGGAGGGGACTGTATACCAGACGGGGTGGAGTGAAACATCGCCTAGCCCCTCTCGGTGCAGACGGCCTTGTGTCCCGTTTGCCTAGAGCTGGGAGAATACTGTATCGCAAGTAGGCctatagcagacagagagaggggccggTCTATGGGAGGGACTAGCGCAGAGGGAGAATTGGAAGAAGGAGGGGGCGGGGAGGCGGCACGGGTGCTGTTTCTCCAGTCTCTTTCCCCTGTCTTTGTCTCACACTCTTTTGTTAGCCATGCCTAGCCTGCTGGTTCTAGCAGGGATCATGGAGAAAAATGGGGGCTACGGCGGGGATCTAGTCGGCTCCGGGTTCGGAAGCGAAGGTCTCCTAGTGCCACCCGACGAGGAAGAAGACGACTCCCGTGCCCTGAGGGTCGCGCTGGGCCAGCTGTCTCTACTGGGGCTTGGTGAAGGCGAGGACGGTGGCGGGGCTCCTGGAACGGGAGTACAGGATCGgagtaacaataacaataaccatCACAACCATACCAATAATATTGGCGGAGGTGGTGGTGACACAGGGCTTTTGCAAGGGAAGAACAAGTTATGTGTCCTGTACGAGGGTTCTTCAAGTGAGACGAAAGGACGAGGCTGCAACATAACAGAATGCGTCCCCGTGCCCAGCTCAGAACATGTGGCCGAAATAGTGGGGAGACAAGGTAAAGATTCCAACCAAATGTTCCTATTGAAAGTTATGTTGCTGTTCTGAGCTAAATGTGTCTCCCAGTAGTTTATAGGGTGTTTTGATAATGCTCTAACTGTTACGTTAGCTGGTGTTATTGATATAGAAAAGGGAGTGGTGTTATTTTTTGTTGTATTCTACCACTCTTTGACCATGGTAACAAATCTGTTTCAAGTTAACATACAGTGGTAGAAACTGCAACATTGTTGCAACTAGGCTCGGTTCTATTGTCCGTCTAGTGAATTTCAAATGTGGGGAGACACAAAGCAGGACTGTAACCGTTACCTCATGGGCGCATTATTCTACATCCAGTCATCAATGTCAGCTCACAGACGCACACTTCAGGCAGGGATAGCACTTGCTTCCTTTGTCGTCTGAACGCGCGAGACTGTTAAAAAAAACGCAACGTGCTACGGGTAACGGAGGAATCTCGTTCGCcctgaaatgtttacaaattatttATTCTCTTTATTGTGAATATAACTTGTATTTGAGTAACGATTGGCGTTTTCAAGCTGTTGTTTTCGGTTCTAATTATGTTCATTGTTTTTGTTGCTGACTGCCCCAGTGACACAATTAGACAATGGCAAAAGTGTTTCTCTGTTTTCTCTTTTCTTGAGCAGTTTAAAAGTGAATTCCCAGATTTAAGATGGATATATCTGTGTATTGAGTAATTGTCGAAGACCTCAACATGAACTTGAATGACAGCAGCTGTCAAACAAAGGTGTGAAAgtgagaggggggtgaggggaggggtaCATTATTAGGCAGTGTTATTCCTATGATCATAGGAATCGAAGCGTGACTCAGCCAGAAGTTGAACCAACGTGTCGAGTTGAATGTTGTGCGATTCTTCTATTTTCTGATATAAGATAAGTACAAATAATAACAAACATATGTGGCCTTTTAAAAACCTATTGCCCATATTGTTATTGTGATCAACTCAAAATGGCTATTTATCAGACTGTAAATATATTGATTCTCCAGATTGCTTGTAACCTGTCCAACTCTCAGAACCAGCAACTCAAGGTtgttgatttttatttatttatttgtgctACGTGGGTTTTTGTTTGACTGCACCTATTGTTGAGTGGCTCTGTTGTGATGAGTCCAAAAGATACAGAGGGGTTGGTTAGACAAGCAAGGATAAATGGGTGGGTCAGAGGCACAGGCACTGAAAGGGAGTCACACCCAGACACCCAAACCAAGGGCTCCCTTAcctaatgggaggagaggggagggggggggggggtggaggtaaGGGAAACCAATTCAGCCAGTGAATCCTAATTCATGTTTTTGGGGTTACACAAATTAACAGGTCCCCACAATGTCAAGTGGGTCCAAGGCAACAGAGACCATTTGCTTCAACTCCATTTTTCCACCGATGTGGGGATCTGGTTTTTGTAGTGCCGTTAAGTGCCCTCATCTTCCTGTGCGTCTCCTGTCGTTACTCTGAAGTGTTTTAATAGGGTAACTGAAGACAGCCGGAGGGTGGATCCACTGAGCACAAGTGCAGCAGAGGGCTTTGTGTTGACTGAGAAGTGCTGATTTGGGGGATTTGGGATGAGCTCCTTTTGATTCAGGGTCTCGTTAGTTAGTTCACATTTAACGCCCTCCTTCCCAGGGTCGACTACTGCCTGGTGAATCTGGCAAGTTAATGTCCTGTCCTGGAGAGGCAAATATTAGCGTTTTGTCCTTTGTCCAAGTCATTTGAATTGATTCTGGAGGATGATTTTGTGTTGTCTAGGGCTGTAATTATTACGACTTTAGGTCAAGGGTGGGTTTGCTGTGCATGCGCCACTAACAATGCACACAGTACTGGAAAGCATGCTCTCCAAATGAAAGACATGGCATACAGTTGTGGAATGATCTAGAATGATCTTTGTAAAGGTTTCAGTGGAGTACTTTTCTTTGTCTCCTCTGTTCATAGTTTTAAGTTTTACGTCGCCTATTGCTCTCAACTTAAATATCTATTCACCTTCCTGCTACAAAGGATCACAAAAACGTACATCTATCCTAAGTTAACACATGGTTTAATACAATAACATTGTGGTTATTACATGAGTTATAACCATCATACATATTCTAAAGCTTGAGTGTTCCATCTAACACCATCATGCTTGAATCCCAACAAGTATCATCACCGCCATCGTcctcaataaataaataatacatgtaGTTTGAACTCTTCAGCCCTTAGAGCCTCACTGAGTCACTCAGTCAGTGCCATCCAGGCTTCGGAAAGTTAGTGCCCTAGTAAGTGGGGCTATTTAGTAGCAGTAGGGAAGCACATTTCCCTCGGTTAGAGGTGATCATGACATTTGATCCACACTGCTAAAGTccctgcccagggactgcagtTGAAAATAAGCAGGTTGACTAAAACTGGCACTTTTTTACAgtaatgttgattaatgtgcactgtccctggtAAAACGACATTTAATAAAGTAAGTCAAGTAAAGTGCATTTAGGCTACTGATGTAATGGTGTGCTGTGATTTGTAGTGCTACTCAGAAAGACAAGCTGAGACCTGACCATTGAATAAATTGATAGTTATTGTTACCAGACCACGGACATACATACGCCTCTTAAAGACCCTGCTAAGGGGAGAGACACTCAGGGATTCTTAGGGGTGGAACATAAACTTGCATTTCAGAATGAGAACGGTAGCTGCACACCTGCGTATATATGTCACCACAGGCTGCCGTAGTGGGGCGTTGCATACCGTTTCCTGTTGGGTGTAATATACAGAGTACGGCTGTGTTTACCATATCCCCCTTGACCTCAAGTGCTCTTAACAACCCTACTCTACAATTACAATTTTTTATTCTCCTCTTTGTGTTATTACAACGTCTCAGTATTAGAGACTAGGGTAATTTGACACGAAATAGCATTAACCTGTACTCTCTCAGATCTGGGATCTCGCTAAAAGCACTTAATATAGTCAGCCTTTACACACTGATCAAAAACAGAGCAAATGCACTGCAATAAACGACCCAAAAATGATGTATGTGTGGGCCGGAGGTACCAGACTTGTCAGTTCAAGAAGAGGGGCTGGTTGTTCGTGGCAACACTGTTGATTGCATCCATAACTGTAGCCATAGCACAGAATAGTTCTGATGTCCTTTGGAAACAGGTACAATATCTAATCTGTTTATCAATGTTTGTACATAGGAAATTAAATAAAGGGGTATTCTAAAAATACTTTGACGTCTACAGTCTCTTCAATTATTTCAGATTGTACAGCCGATTGAGACTTGATGCCATGTGAAAACATGTGACTTAGTAATGATAATCAATGCAGAAAAAAAAGTGTAATACTGTAAAATGTTGTAAAGGGGATAAAGACTGGTGACCATTTCTGGACTGTCTAAAAACTCTGAAGTTGCGAGCATTTTAGACCAAAATTTGCCATCTTTTAAAAAGGTATGTCAAAGGGCAACTATCAATTCTGTCTTTGTTTCCATAGAAGAGGAAACCAAAAAAATTGCTTTGTATTACCAAGTAGTAGTAACAATCTCAgctatttcaaattccttatatttgaAAATTGAACAGAAAATTGAATTAATTGTGACCTTGGCCATTTTCAAACTTTGCCTTTTTGTTTCTGCAGGTTGCAAGATCAAAGCCTTGCGAGCCAAGACCAACACCTACATCAAGACCCCCGTGAGGGGCGAGGAGCCTGTGTTTCTCATCACGGGCCGAAAGGAGGATGTGGCCCTGGCCCGGCGCGAGATCATCTCTGCCGCCGAGCACTTCTCCATGCTCCGAGCGTCTCGCAACAAGCTTGGCGTGTCCTTCAGCGGTTCCCCGCCTGCGCCCCTGCCGGGCCAGACCACCATCCAGGTGAGGGTGCCCTACCGCGTGGTGGGGCTGGTGGTGGGGCCCAAGGGTTCCACCATCAAACGCATCCAACAGCAAACCTGCACCTACATCGTCACCCCTAGCCGAGACCGTGACCCTGTCTTCGAGATCACGGGATCACCCAGCAACGCCGAGAGGGCCCGTGAGGAGATCGAGGCGCACATCGCATTCCGAACGGGAGGTCTGCATGACCACAACAATGAGAATGACTGCTTGGGGCCGGATGGTGGCAGCCCAGTAGGCTCCGGGGGTCTGGAGAGCCGCCTGCAGCAGGTGTGGGGTCTGCAGGGGGACCAGCGCAAGCCATTGACCAGTAGCTTCCGCCAGAACTTCTCAGATGCCATGgttggaggaggggaaggaggtggGGTAATCTTCAGCAAGGGCAACTTCAACAGCCCTGGAGAGAAGCCCTGCTCCTACTTTGGCTCAGAGGGCACCCAGAGTTGGGGAGACCCAGACTACCCAAAACAGGTGGCCTTCTATGCCCAGCAGCGCTCCAAGAGCTTTGGAggcctgcccctgcccctgaccagaCTCTCTCCAGGCCTTTCTGACCCCTGTGGAGGGAACAACGGCAACTCCTCGGGCACCAGCATCACTATTCTGTCTGGCTCGCCTCATGCCCAGGCCCGCCGTGCCCACAGCGAGCCAACCTCGGGCGTGGGGTTCCCTGGACGCCTCCCTGTACCGGACTCGCCACCGACCATCCTCCGGGACTGCATGACCTGCTTCGAGAGCAAAGTGACGGCCGCCCTGGTGCCCTGCGGCCACAACCTCTTCTGCATGGAGTGTGCCATCCGCATCTGTGAGCTCAACCATCCAGAGTGCCCGGTGTGCCACACCCTAGTCTCTCAGGCTATCCGAATATTCTCCTAAAAAACACCACGTCAGTTTTTATCATTCGTTTTATCACAGTGTTTGTTTGACAAttatttactattattattattattattatacttttCTCAGAAAATTTTAAACAAACAAGCAGATATTTTAGAAGGCACTGCTTGCTTTACTAAAAAGTATAAGAAATATTTTGACTTttttcttttatatatatatatatatacatatatattttataaaagTTTTGTTTATAAGAAAAGTATAGTAcctagcatttttttttttttttttttactgctgctgtttttcATTCACGAATCACAGTGTGGGCGGAGTAGTAGGAACGTGAACAGTTTACGATTCAGATTTATTTTACCATGAAGTTGTTTTAtatggaggaaaggaaggaggtgATCATTGAGGTATCTTATCTGTACCTGAATGATATAGGAAGTCAAAATCAAACAGAAGGAAAAAGATTGAATCTTTCATTGCACCTTACAATCGTCTTAGTTTCGGATAGTCAGATTAATGATTGTCAATCATCCAGAAAAATGACGTAGCTGATGAAAAGGTAAATCCCCCAAtgtggcaacaaaaaaaatggaaCAAACTGTGATATTGTCATTGAAAGTCTAAATTTGTTCCAATCGAAGGACAGACTATTCCATCATTGTCACCTTTCTGACATTTGTATCCCTTTACAAGCTCGTTGTTATACCTGGTAGTCCTCCCTAAACACCTGTAAGAATGGTAACAATATAGGACAGAATAGCAGACAAACGCCTTTCTTTATGCACATATGTTTTATAGATTTCGTTTTTTAACAAAGAGGTGAATGAATGCTACCCATTGTATTGCTGAAATGTTCACTTCTGTTACACCTTGAATATCACTGCAGTTTGGTGAAAAGTTTCAGCGATGCCTGTTCCTCGTGGCACTTGAAAAGCATGTTTCTTTCGCCCGTGTTAAGCACTGATTTCATTTGTGAGGCCAAAAGCCTTGGAATTCTTCCAGTTGGCTAATTTGGGAGATCCGTCTCCCCGACGGACTAGTTTCAAAGCCAACTAATACCCACTTTATTGTCTTATGTGGTAATTTAGCTGTTATCTGAACGATGTAGGACAAAAACGAGAGCCACTTTTGACAGGCATCTCTCTGAGGTTTGCGCAGTTAGAGCGTCAGCCATTAGAGTGGACAGAAGCTGAGGAAAACACTGAGCTGTTCTCTGAATTGGTAATAGAGTGTGCCTAAATGGGCGAAAAGCTCCTAGAATACAGTACCACCATCCACAGAGCTCCCTCGCCACCCCCGTCCAGCAGCTTTGTATTTTAGCTCAGAGGCCTATAATTATCAGAGCTGTGCAGGAGCAGGTGTTTAATAGCGCACTGTGGATGTGACCTCAACTTGGAGGTCTTTTTTAGCCCCCTCTTTTTCTATTTTCTTTgggagtaccccccccccctgcttacTGTTCGATCGCTGGCTATTGAAGGTAGTAATGACTGCAGCCGGCCCACAATGCATTGCCTCACTGTGTGGGGCGTATTGTCTATGCCCAGTGGTGGCGTGGGCCCGGAGTGCTTGGACACGGCCCGGAGAGACTCATTGATAATTAGGCAAATTGTCCGTTCCAGGTGCGGACTGTGCGGGGGAACCTGGTGCTGACCGCCCCATCCCTCTGTCACAGGCACAGAAGGTCCACTCTGGGTGCAGCTGGGCGAATGGGACCCCTCCTtccatatccccctccctctttccttctctgctGCTCTGAGATATCCCTACTGGGGAGAGGGGCCTCCTTTGTCCCAACACTCAGGAAAAAAGCAGCATATGAAATAAAGAGACCAACTGAACAGGCTGCCAGCTCTGAAATGAGAGTGAGGGGACTTTGGAGAAAGAAAGTGTCAGTAGATACAGTAATTACCTAGTGTAAATTTCCCACTGAACTAGATGTCTACATGTGTTCTCAATAAGATAGGGGTATGAAAGCATGCAGACATATATAATTTAAGAGTACGAGGAGTCTGATCACTTGGAGTTCATCACCCCACCTCAATTTGGATGGAGGCCTTTGTGACAGAGAGCGAGTGCAGATCGAAGTTTCCATAGAGAGGCCCCCCCCCTTTTTATCTCCCGTCTGTATGGGACATCCTGCAGCTGCCCACTCACCACAATCACACAGGCTTAGCCAATGGCAGGCTAGCACTGGGCCTTCAGAATGAAATCAGACGATTGTAATTGACAGGAAAGCGGAGGAAACGCCCCATTTAGCCACCACTCATGCTGAATCAAATTACACACCCTTTGCCTCTGCCTTAGCCCCAGCCTGGGGAtttcggagggagggaggggggattagAGCCGTTGGAGGATAAGAGGGGGGCTtttgggggtggagagagagatggctgctcCCAAAGAAAAGAGAACCTGCCGATCTAGTCTTTGTGAGAGGGGTCATTTCTGTGTCTTCAGTGAAGGGGTAGTTAGAAGGCTGCTGCCTCATGTTTGCTGGTGGTGGCAGGTGAACAAGGACATGCTGGTGATTCAGCTGGTCTCCCACTAACACTGCATCAGATCGCTCTATTGCGTTTTTTCAGGAGAACACTTTTGCTCAACTTCTGTCCATCAAAATCTGACGAATAGTTACAATAGACTGTTGTCCCTAGTCTAGGCCGCAACAGAGCCCCCCTTTCCCCCATTGTATTGTCAGCAGACCACTCCTGTTGTCCGTGGACTGTGAAGAAATTGTACTTTCAGAGTATCTAAATTCTATGACATATATAGAAATTAATTTAATATTTATGAATGGGGAGAACTGCACAGTGGTTTGGTCTGAACTTTCAATGACAATTTCAAGGCAGTATAACGCTGTTAAATGAATATAGTATTTTCTattcttttttattttgttttaagccttAATATTTTGTATTAAAATATTAATATTTCTTTCACTTTGGCATGAAAGTTTAGTGACATACAGTAGGCCTTCAATAGTATTGCCCCTTAAAAACAACTTTAACGTAACTATTTGTCAGAAAAGAATGTGAATCAACCGGGTTGGGTGGGATTAAATGGAATTGGGAAATTAGGCTCATAAAGACTTTACAATAAAATATAGAGTAAAGCACCTTATGAGAAAACACATAGAATTAATACCAAACTGACCGCTGATGGTGAATATTTCTTCATAGATTTTGAAAGCCATGCACATACTGTAAGGTTTCCCTTTCATGTTTTTCTAATATAATTATTGTTATTCCTTGTAGTAGTGGTATTATGGGAGACCTCTCATCCATTCAGTCAGTACTGATGACTTGGTTGAGTTTGCACTGGTTTAATGAGGGCTTTTTAGAGAGTCTCACTGTTTTAGAGGCTGTGGGAGAAATTTGCATTGTGCTTTGAGAAAGGATTCTGCacatctgtgtatatatatatcagtaatTTACGTCCAGTCAAATGCCTGCTATATAAGTGGGATTTTGATTATTTTTACAAGGTGAAAATATCATTTTGAATTTGTTTGTTTATGGACTTTGAAGATCactttgatatatatatatataatgtccCCTCATCCTTAAACATAAAGACGTATATTGATAGGCTACTTATATGTATGGATCTAATACACTTAAGCATTTCATCAAGTCAAATATATAGATAAGAATACCACAATACCACATACTGTAATGATGAATACAGGGCTGTATTGATGTTTCCACTGACATATACCGATACATTCTCTCAAATATGTAAAGACATGTGTTCTAAAATATTCCTAGATCCTTTTGGATGAATCAGGTTTTATGTACATTAGGATGAAAAGCAATAATGTCAATACTGCAACAGTAAACAAAAGAGCCAGTTTAGTAAGTTCAAAGAAAATCAGCGCCATCCATAACACAACCTTGATTCATTTGGATATTATTCCATTTTTGTCTATCTTCTAAAAAACGCATATGGATTCATGCCAATTTAGGATGAGAAATGTAATTAATTAGTATCGGTTTCAGGCACAAGAGCATGTTTTTGTTGCTTTCCTACGTCTTGTTTTTAGTAATTTTTGACTGCTTAATCCCGTCTTTTTCACATTGAATATTAATAAGACTGCAAGCATACCTCAAATACAGGGTGTGCCAACACCAGTGCAACCTCAAGATTTCCTCTTAGTATCTGTGGAATTTTGAGAACACAATACCTATTATTTGGAAGAGACCAATTGCATTGTAAAAGTAAGCTTTTCAGTGTACATACAATGCTTTTCAGGAACATAACATGAACAATTGAGGCATTTCCTGTCTGTCGAAAGCAGGAACTCATAACTCCTATGGTGATAGATTGGTGTTTAAGTGACAACTTAAATCACACACTAAAGTAGACGCAATGGTAAGACAGAAGGTTGGATTATTTCCATAGGATCTGTCCAAGACCTCTTCCATATGAACGTATACTGATGCCCAATGCATTGAGCCAAACATTTTCATCACTTGACAAAGTAGCATTTATTTAACATGTATTACTCTGTATTTATTCATGTTTAGGGAGAAACATTTATAGTTACCATAAGCATATTTTGAgaatatatttcagtttttagaTTGGTTCCAAAACATGTTTTGTAACTGATTTGATGGCACAATTTAATTATTTCTTTATGCTGTCTGTTATAAGTAGTTGTCATTATCCAGCTTTTAGCTGATTTAAAATAAAAGGTCAAAAGGTAGCCAAAGAACAAAACCTTGGGAGAGGTTCGAGGACATCGATAGGAATTATATTGCTGATCATAAGCTTACAATTCTACGAATGTTAACACATTTCGCCCTTACAACAGTTTGGATTTATTGATGAAGGTGGCTGAGGTCAATACAATAATAATCAGCGTTTGTTTTTAATAACCCACTAGTGATAGTTTTGTCAAAAGTCGTACAGCATACAAGCTTTAGTCAATATCTGTGAAATGGAGCTTGTCTCAATAAAGACATCCTGTTTCAGTTTGGTCTTGTATTATGCTACAGTAGCTTCAGTGATCAACTGCCCAATCACTGCCCAAAGACACCAATCCTAATGCGTCACCCTCTTACGTTGTATTTATATTGGTATTATTGCCAACTTAGATTTATAAATAATTATGTCAATAAGTTTTGTTTCATCATCACAGCTGTTAATGTGAAAAGGCTAGACTTGTCTTGGAAAGTTGATGTTTCTTCAGAATGGGGCAGGAAAACATACTAAATTTGCAAAGAAACTGGGTAGAGATTTGTATTTGTTTACAATTCTGTTCAAATTCATGTTGAATTGCAGCTGAAGGGCTAGATTCGTCTCAAAGACCCCAGACTGAACAATAGTTGAATAATGCATAAGAGAGTTGTTAAGATTACACAAATACCCTGCAGTACCTTTGTTAGAGTTTTAAAAAACAATACTGCGGTTTTAATTTAATATTGTTTCTAGTTAACTTTATTCACCATGTCAAAGTATGATAGTTGAAGTTTAGTACAGTACATAAGAGTAACAGTAAAATTAAGATCCCATGGCATTAACATATTTCATCAACATAACCACAAGGTGTATAAAAAGCTTTAAAGAAATTAAGATGGA contains:
- the LOC109903664 gene encoding RNA-binding protein MEX3A-like, with translation MPSLLVLAGIMEKNGGYGGDLVGSGFGSEGLLVPPDEEEDDSRALRVALGQLSLLGLGEGEDGGGAPGTGVQDRSNNNNNHHNHTNNIGGGGGDTGLLQGKNKLCVLYEGSSSETKGRGCNITECVPVPSSEHVAEIVGRQGCKIKALRAKTNTYIKTPVRGEEPVFLITGRKEDVALARREIISAAEHFSMLRASRNKLGVSFSGSPPAPLPGQTTIQVRVPYRVVGLVVGPKGSTIKRIQQQTCTYIVTPSRDRDPVFEITGSPSNAERAREEIEAHIAFRTGGLHDHNNENDCLGPDGGSPVGSGGLESRLQQVWGLQGDQRKPLTSSFRQNFSDAMVGGGEGGGVIFSKGNFNSPGEKPCSYFGSEGTQSWGDPDYPKQVAFYAQQRSKSFGGLPLPLTRLSPGLSDPCGGNNGNSSGTSITILSGSPHAQARRAHSEPTSGVGFPGRLPVPDSPPTILRDCMTCFESKVTAALVPCGHNLFCMECAIRICELNHPECPVCHTLVSQAIRIFS